The Streptomyces sp. NBC_01775 genome includes a region encoding these proteins:
- a CDS encoding DUF5926 family protein gives MAKKRRPQSTPARSAGSAGNYPVVGARQPCPCGSGRRYKACHGREAAHAATELVRRPFEGLPNESDWVALRELVPAGTARLTLKEGLPEGVPAVTLATVLPMAWPALRRESGEVLLGLQNDTASGDISRDLADTLGRALTAEPGTPVDAGRTDPQGPRLQDLLDLEAPFEPVVHSGFEFWIEGDDQPGGEVAASLESANSAAIPTARLSGVEGAYWCEAPEKNHLRWVMTHPEERLLDALARLHAQGASTLGEISGASATEGSRLVGSFRAHGLTVPVWDLPSGMTSEDCEKPAAAFAERLAEALAATTPLTAEERRARSGLTNRQVTLS, from the coding sequence ATGGCTAAGAAGCGCCGCCCCCAGTCAACCCCCGCGAGAAGCGCGGGAAGCGCGGGAAACTATCCGGTCGTCGGCGCTCGCCAGCCGTGCCCCTGCGGTTCGGGCCGCCGCTACAAGGCGTGCCATGGCAGGGAAGCAGCGCACGCAGCGACCGAACTGGTGCGCCGCCCCTTCGAAGGGCTGCCCAACGAGAGCGACTGGGTCGCCCTGCGCGAGCTGGTCCCCGCCGGAACAGCGCGGCTGACGCTCAAGGAGGGGCTGCCCGAGGGCGTTCCCGCCGTGACGCTCGCGACGGTGCTGCCGATGGCGTGGCCCGCCCTGCGCCGTGAGAGCGGCGAGGTCCTGCTCGGCCTCCAGAACGACACCGCCTCCGGCGACATCAGCCGCGACCTGGCGGACACACTGGGCCGCGCGCTGACCGCCGAGCCCGGCACACCCGTCGACGCCGGCCGGACCGACCCGCAGGGGCCGCGGTTGCAGGATCTGCTGGACCTGGAGGCTCCGTTCGAGCCCGTGGTACACAGCGGGTTCGAGTTCTGGATCGAGGGGGACGACCAGCCCGGGGGCGAGGTCGCCGCGTCCTTGGAGAGTGCCAATTCGGCCGCCATCCCGACAGCCCGGCTCTCCGGGGTGGAAGGTGCGTATTGGTGTGAGGCGCCGGAAAAGAACCATCTGCGCTGGGTGATGACCCACCCGGAGGAGCGGCTGCTGGACGCGCTCGCCCGACTGCACGCACAGGGCGCCTCCACGCTGGGTGAAATTTCCGGAGCGTCCGCCACCGAGGGGTCCCGGCTGGTGGGCTCCTTCCGTGCGCACGGCCTGACCGTACCGGTGTGGGACCTTCCGTCCGGGATGACCTCGGAGGACTGCGAGAAGCCCGCCGCAGCCTTCGCCGAACGCCTCGCCGAGGCGCTGGCGGCCACCACACCGTTGACGGCGGAGGAGCGCAGGGCGCGCAGCGGGCTCACCAACCGTCAGGTGACGCTCAGCTAA
- a CDS encoding ATP-binding protein, whose translation MRQENGSGRFPMHSRGAFIRWRGAKEVSGVALVVAQEVPTSSTMAVPHGPSAVGIARRRMREELLAGGAPDAVIDDAILILSELLSNACRHARPLSAGFTRSNGTNRANVTNGNSDSADSASATDTADAAHTANSAGVVEAAWHRDARGELTISVTDGGGPTRPLPATPSVTARGGRGLAIITALARDWGVSTEREGHRGGSGTEGVTVWAVLPPSGSFSGRVAASLDLGLASLEELG comes from the coding sequence GTGCGTCAAGAGAACGGAAGTGGCCGGTTTCCTATGCACTCGCGTGGGGCATTCATCCGATGGCGTGGGGCAAAGGAGGTCTCGGGGGTGGCGTTGGTGGTGGCACAAGAGGTGCCTACTTCGTCGACCATGGCCGTGCCCCATGGCCCGTCGGCCGTGGGGATCGCAAGGCGTCGGATGCGCGAGGAACTCCTCGCCGGCGGCGCGCCGGACGCGGTCATCGACGATGCGATTCTGATCCTTTCCGAACTGCTCAGCAACGCGTGCCGACACGCACGCCCATTGAGCGCGGGATTCACCAGATCGAACGGTACGAACAGAGCGAACGTAACGAACGGCAACAGCGACAGCGCGGACAGCGCGAGCGCCACGGACACCGCGGACGCGGCGCACACGGCCAACAGCGCCGGCGTCGTCGAAGCCGCCTGGCACAGGGACGCGCGAGGGGAGCTGACCATCTCCGTCACGGACGGCGGTGGTCCGACACGGCCACTTCCGGCCACCCCCTCGGTCACCGCACGCGGCGGCAGAGGGCTCGCCATCATCACGGCGCTGGCCCGTGACTGGGGCGTCAGCACGGAACGGGAAGGCCACAGGGGCGGGAGCGGGACAGAGGGAGTGACGGTCTGGGCGGTTCTGCCGCCGAGCGGCTCCTTCAGCGGCAGGGTCGCCGCGAGCCTGGATCTCGGCCTGGCATCCCTCGAAGAGCTGGGCTGA
- a CDS encoding glycerophosphodiester phosphodiesterase has translation MSYEIDAGSRRRLARPLSVIAHRGASMEAPEHTLAAYRRAIEEGADGLECDVRLTADGHLVCVHDRRVNRTSNGRGAVSTLELADLAALDFGSWKGRHADPYESPDTDTDTDAGPSSGTHVTARPDTGTGTVNGNGAAARAADPAEHTSVLTLDRLLRLVAEAPRPVELAIETKHPTRWAGHVEERLLELLARHRLSTPVRVMSFSARSLQRVRTAAPHLPTVYLMQLLLPRHRDGRLPHGVRIAGPSIRILRSHPGYVARAHRAGNEVHVWTVDEPEDVELCVRLGVDAIITNRPHQVRSQLGLD, from the coding sequence GTGAGCTATGAGATCGACGCCGGGTCGCGCCGCCGTCTCGCCCGCCCCTTGTCCGTCATCGCCCACCGCGGAGCCTCGATGGAGGCCCCGGAGCACACCCTCGCCGCCTACCGCCGGGCCATCGAAGAGGGCGCCGACGGCCTGGAGTGCGACGTACGGCTCACCGCTGACGGCCATCTCGTCTGTGTGCACGACCGGAGGGTCAACCGGACCTCCAACGGACGCGGCGCCGTCTCCACGCTGGAGCTGGCCGACCTCGCCGCTCTCGACTTCGGCTCCTGGAAGGGCAGGCACGCCGATCCGTACGAGTCACCGGATACCGACACGGACACCGACGCCGGCCCTTCCTCCGGCACACACGTCACCGCACGACCGGATACCGGCACGGGAACGGTCAACGGCAACGGAGCGGCGGCCCGCGCCGCAGACCCCGCCGAGCACACCTCCGTTCTCACGCTCGACCGGCTGCTGCGGCTCGTGGCCGAGGCGCCGCGCCCCGTCGAGCTGGCCATCGAGACCAAACACCCCACGCGCTGGGCGGGCCACGTGGAAGAACGCCTCCTGGAGCTGCTCGCACGCCACCGGCTCAGCACGCCTGTGCGCGTCATGAGCTTCTCCGCCCGCTCCCTCCAGCGGGTGCGGACGGCGGCACCGCACCTGCCGACGGTCTACCTGATGCAGTTGCTGCTGCCCCGCCACCGGGACGGCCGGCTGCCGCACGGCGTACGCATCGCGGGACCGAGCATCCGCATCCTGCGGTCGCATCCCGGCTACGTTGCCCGCGCCCACCGCGCGGGCAACGAGGTGCACGTATGGACGGTGGACGAACCGGAGGACGTGGAGCTGTGCGTCCGCCTGGGGGTCGACGCGATCATCACCAATCGCCCCCACCAGGTCCGCTCCCAACTGGGGCTGGACTGA
- a CDS encoding S1C family serine protease, which produces MQPQQEAPSGGRTNASAEGGPGFTEPGAGAGAGAGVAPSAPPAPAGPLTAMNKSESGGAGQGDKGQGGAGQGGGWGYGDPGTPTPPPPPPYGAGGGGQGGPVGPGGPGGVPPHDPWAMPPAGGPGPDQGKKRRGVLIAGVVVAALVAGGVGGGLGFWAADRGSNGDTTTITSSSDPKTLNRSPKSVAGIAAKALPSVVTIQSSGGGEEGTGTGFVFDKEGHILTNNHVVANGARGGKLTATFSDGKKYDAQVVGEAQGYDVAVIKLKGAGDRKLTPLSLANSSGAAVGDATIAIGAPFGLSGTVTTGIISAKNRPVASSDGQGANPSYMSALQTDASINPGNSGGPLLNSQGAVIGINSAIQPAGGGGGGGMGGQGQSGSVGLGFAIPVNQAKRVAGQLIKTGEPVYPVIGATVELGGGGNGATISQNGEGGSEAVPSGSPAEKAGLKSGDRITKLNDTVIDSGPTLIGTIWTHKPGEKVKLTYERDGQEHTAELTLGSRKGDK; this is translated from the coding sequence ATGCAGCCGCAGCAAGAAGCACCGTCAGGTGGCCGGACGAATGCCTCGGCGGAGGGCGGCCCAGGCTTCACGGAACCGGGAGCCGGGGCCGGTGCGGGGGCCGGCGTGGCCCCTTCGGCCCCTCCAGCCCCGGCGGGGCCGCTGACCGCGATGAACAAGTCGGAGTCGGGCGGCGCGGGCCAAGGTGACAAAGGTCAAGGCGGTGCGGGTCAGGGCGGCGGCTGGGGTTACGGCGATCCGGGTACGCCGACGCCGCCACCGCCACCCCCGTACGGCGCGGGTGGCGGCGGCCAAGGCGGTCCGGTGGGCCCTGGCGGCCCCGGTGGCGTTCCGCCGCACGACCCCTGGGCGATGCCCCCGGCGGGCGGTCCCGGCCCGGACCAGGGCAAGAAGCGCCGGGGCGTCCTGATCGCGGGCGTCGTCGTCGCGGCGCTCGTCGCGGGCGGCGTGGGCGGCGGGCTCGGCTTCTGGGCGGCGGACCGCGGCTCGAACGGCGACACCACCACCATCACCTCGTCCTCGGACCCCAAGACGCTGAACCGCTCACCCAAGTCGGTCGCGGGGATAGCCGCGAAGGCGCTGCCGAGCGTGGTGACGATCCAGTCGTCCGGCGGCGGCGAAGAGGGCACCGGAACCGGCTTCGTCTTCGACAAGGAAGGCCACATCCTCACCAACAACCACGTGGTGGCCAACGGGGCGCGCGGCGGCAAGCTCACGGCGACGTTCTCCGACGGCAAGAAGTACGACGCGCAGGTCGTCGGCGAGGCGCAGGGCTACGACGTCGCCGTCATCAAGCTCAAGGGCGCGGGCGACCGCAAGCTGACCCCGCTCTCGCTGGCCAACTCCAGCGGTGCGGCGGTCGGTGACGCGACGATCGCGATCGGCGCGCCGTTCGGCCTTTCGGGCACGGTCACCACGGGCATCATCAGTGCCAAGAACCGCCCGGTGGCCTCCAGCGACGGCCAGGGCGCCAACCCCTCGTACATGAGCGCGCTCCAGACCGACGCGTCGATCAACCCTGGCAACTCGGGCGGCCCGCTGCTCAACTCGCAGGGCGCCGTGATCGGCATCAACTCCGCGATCCAGCCGGCAGGCGGCGGCGGAGGCGGCGGCATGGGCGGCCAGGGCCAGTCCGGAAGCGTCGGCCTCGGCTTCGCGATCCCCGTCAACCAGGCCAAGCGGGTGGCCGGCCAGCTGATCAAGACGGGCGAGCCCGTCTACCCCGTCATCGGCGCGACGGTGGAGCTGGGCGGCGGCGGCAACGGCGCCACCATCTCCCAGAACGGCGAAGGCGGCAGCGAGGCGGTCCCCTCCGGCAGCCCCGCCGAGAAGGCGGGCCTGAAGTCCGGAGACCGCATCACCAAGCTCAACGACACGGTCATCGACAGCGGCCCCACCCTCATCGGCACCATCTGGACTCACAAGCCGGGCGAAAAGGTCAAATTGACCTACGAGCGCGACGGCCAGGAGCACACCGCCGAGCTGACCCTCGGCTCCCGCAAGGGCGACAAGTAA
- a CDS encoding TetR/AcrR family transcriptional regulator has product MGRQRQPQIRQRLLVACTDYSLEHGLPDRLEPLATAAGTSSRMLIYHFGTRDGLLREILGQARQRQLQAFTDLICLRPDEPYPMTLARAWSAISGPEGEPYLRMFSRLHDTAGEPLWPGFRRTATTDWLAPLEAGMRSLGRPELATVVLAVIRGLLMDLDATGDAPRTHQAFHDFLTTIDSA; this is encoded by the coding sequence ATGGGCAGGCAGCGGCAACCTCAGATCAGGCAGCGGCTTCTCGTCGCGTGCACCGACTACTCGCTCGAGCACGGGCTCCCCGACCGGCTCGAGCCGCTGGCTACCGCCGCGGGCACCTCGAGCCGGATGCTGATCTACCACTTCGGAACCCGTGACGGACTGCTCCGCGAGATCCTCGGACAGGCCCGGCAGCGCCAGCTTCAGGCCTTCACCGACCTGATATGCCTGCGCCCTGACGAGCCCTACCCGATGACCCTGGCCCGCGCCTGGTCAGCGATCTCCGGGCCAGAGGGCGAGCCCTACCTCCGTATGTTCAGTCGGCTGCACGACACCGCAGGAGAGCCCCTCTGGCCCGGCTTTCGGCGAACCGCGACCACCGACTGGCTCGCGCCCCTGGAGGCCGGCATGCGCAGCCTCGGGCGACCCGAGCTGGCCACCGTCGTGCTCGCCGTCATCCGTGGCCTCCTCATGGACCTGGACGCAACCGGCGATGCCCCACGCACGCACCAGGCCTTCCATGACTTTCTCACCACGATCGACAGCGCCTGA
- a CDS encoding alpha/beta fold hydrolase, producing the protein MRVVFVHGACVKDGSWWWHRTGELLAERGVASEAPTLPSCGETGEPTGAGGPGLAEDVAAVRRVLTANDEPAVVVAHSYGGIVTAEAAAGVDAVHHLLLVSSYLPEVGQSLSSFGGEGPAPFLDIDPEAGTFAVRPDALAETFLQDCDPEIQRQAADKTAPQSLAVLEQPVKAAAWRHVPSTYLVCAQDRGTPARLQREYAGRAGSVVELDAGHHPFLSQPAAVRELILGL; encoded by the coding sequence ATGAGGGTCGTTTTCGTGCACGGGGCATGCGTCAAGGACGGATCGTGGTGGTGGCACCGAACTGGTGAGCTGCTGGCCGAGCGGGGTGTCGCCAGCGAGGCGCCGACCCTGCCGAGCTGCGGCGAGACGGGGGAGCCGACAGGCGCGGGAGGCCCCGGGCTGGCCGAGGATGTCGCCGCGGTCCGGCGAGTATTGACCGCGAACGACGAGCCGGCCGTCGTGGTCGCCCACAGCTACGGCGGGATCGTCACCGCGGAGGCGGCTGCGGGCGTCGACGCCGTGCACCACCTGCTGCTCGTGTCGAGCTACCTGCCCGAGGTCGGGCAGAGCCTCTCCTCGTTCGGCGGCGAGGGGCCCGCCCCGTTTCTCGACATCGATCCCGAGGCCGGCACCTTCGCCGTCCGGCCCGACGCTCTGGCCGAGACGTTCCTCCAGGACTGCGATCCGGAGATCCAGCGACAGGCCGCGGACAAGACGGCCCCGCAGAGCCTGGCGGTCCTCGAGCAGCCGGTGAAGGCAGCGGCGTGGCGGCACGTGCCCTCGACGTACCTCGTCTGCGCCCAGGACAGAGGCACCCCCGCCCGGTTGCAACGCGAGTACGCAGGCAGGGCGGGCAGCGTCGTGGAACTCGACGCCGGCCACCACCCGTTCCTCTCCCAGCCAGCCGCTGTACGCGAATTGATCCTCGGGCTGTGA
- a CDS encoding excinuclease ABC subunit UvrA has translation MGASEAGCEEEQVPGEIVVRGGRENNLRGVTLRIPLGRVTVVTGVSGSGKSSLVFDTVAVESQRQLNEVFPSFVRNRLPRYERPKFEFMENLTPAIIVDQKPVGGGSRSTVGTMTEVNPVLRVLFSRCGEPSAGLSNRYSFNDPQGMCPACDGLGRTVRLDLGKLLDESKSLNEGAIRHPAFAVGTNYWKRYAQIRRYRGTGGPGLAQEPTVFDPDKPLRDYSESERELLLYGGGFRTQRPHGGTLGNVALNDYEGVVPRFTRRFIKPGLESLSIRERKSAEEVVTEVGCPECGGARLNERALASRIDGYSIADMCAMEIRELARVLGESDVALDPVGGPAVEAALAALGRIDAVGLGYLTLERPTKTLSGGEGQRLKTVRHLGSSLTGMTYIFDEPSVGLHARDVDRLNGLLLALRDKGNTVLIVEHDRDVIGIADHVVDMGPGAGTNGGEIVFEGTVEKLVESGTATARHFRERTGLKPGAQRRRPTGVLTVRDASFHNLKNVSVDIPTGVFTAVTGVAGSGKSTLVAGAFVARHPEAIVLDQSATGISSRSTPATYTDIWDLVRRMYARHHGADAGLFSFNSKGACPDCQGRGSVTMDMAFLDPVTTVCETCEGRRFSEEVLAYRMNGKNVVDLLAMTVEEALAHFTDPAILRRLSPLREVGLGYLTLGRPLSLLSGGERQRIKLAHRLHETGSVYVFDEPTTGLHMADVETLLALLDRLVDAGNTVVVVEHDLDVVKHADHVIDIGPEAGAHGGEVVFAGTPEEMVRTSHTHTADYLRRSLP, from the coding sequence GTGGGAGCGAGCGAGGCCGGATGTGAGGAGGAGCAGGTGCCGGGGGAGATTGTGGTCCGCGGTGGGCGGGAGAACAACCTGCGGGGCGTGACGCTGCGGATACCGCTGGGGCGGGTGACAGTGGTGACGGGGGTCTCGGGGTCGGGCAAGTCGTCGCTGGTGTTCGACACGGTGGCCGTGGAGTCGCAGCGGCAGCTGAATGAGGTGTTCCCCTCGTTCGTACGGAACCGGCTGCCGCGCTACGAACGGCCGAAGTTCGAGTTCATGGAGAACCTGACCCCGGCGATCATCGTCGACCAGAAGCCCGTGGGCGGCGGCTCGCGTTCGACGGTGGGGACGATGACCGAGGTCAATCCGGTGCTGCGGGTGCTGTTCTCGCGGTGCGGGGAGCCCAGTGCCGGGCTCTCGAATCGGTACTCGTTCAACGATCCGCAGGGAATGTGCCCGGCCTGCGACGGGCTCGGGCGGACGGTGCGGCTGGATTTGGGCAAGCTGCTGGATGAGTCGAAGTCGTTGAACGAGGGGGCCATCCGGCATCCGGCGTTCGCGGTGGGGACGAACTACTGGAAGCGGTATGCGCAGATCCGACGGTACAGGGGCACGGGAGGACCGGGCCTGGCGCAAGAGCCGACCGTTTTCGACCCGGACAAGCCGCTTCGTGATTACTCGGAGAGCGAGCGTGAATTGCTGCTGTACGGCGGCGGGTTCCGGACGCAGCGGCCACATGGCGGCACCCTCGGGAACGTCGCGCTGAACGACTACGAGGGGGTGGTGCCGCGCTTCACCCGCCGCTTCATCAAGCCCGGCCTGGAGTCGCTGAGCATCCGGGAGCGCAAGAGCGCGGAGGAGGTCGTCACCGAGGTCGGCTGCCCGGAGTGCGGAGGGGCGCGGCTGAACGAGCGCGCGCTGGCGTCCCGTATCGACGGCTACAGCATCGCGGACATGTGTGCGATGGAGATCCGCGAACTGGCCCGTGTGCTCGGGGAGTCGGATGTGGCACTGGACCCGGTGGGCGGCCCGGCGGTCGAGGCGGCGCTGGCGGCGCTGGGGCGTATCGACGCGGTGGGGCTCGGCTACCTGACACTGGAGCGGCCCACCAAGACGCTCTCGGGCGGTGAGGGCCAGCGGCTGAAGACCGTGCGCCACCTGGGCAGCAGCCTCACGGGCATGACGTACATCTTCGACGAGCCCAGCGTCGGACTGCACGCGCGCGACGTGGACCGGCTGAACGGTCTGCTGCTCGCACTTCGCGACAAGGGCAACACCGTGCTGATCGTCGAGCACGACCGAGATGTGATCGGAATCGCCGACCATGTGGTCGACATGGGCCCTGGAGCAGGCACAAACGGTGGTGAGATCGTCTTCGAGGGAACCGTCGAGAAACTGGTGGAGAGCGGAACGGCCACCGCCCGGCACTTCCGGGAGCGCACGGGGCTGAAGCCGGGGGCGCAGCGCAGGCGGCCGACGGGCGTGCTGACCGTGCGGGACGCGTCGTTCCACAATCTCAAGAACGTGAGCGTGGACATCCCGACCGGGGTGTTCACCGCCGTCACCGGCGTCGCGGGGTCCGGCAAGAGCACGCTGGTCGCCGGGGCATTTGTGGCCCGCCATCCGGAGGCCATCGTCCTCGACCAGTCGGCCACCGGGATCTCGTCCCGCTCGACGCCCGCGACGTACACCGACATCTGGGACCTGGTGCGCCGGATGTACGCGCGTCACCACGGGGCGGACGCCGGGCTGTTCAGCTTCAACTCCAAGGGCGCGTGCCCGGATTGCCAGGGGCGCGGGAGCGTCACGATGGACATGGCGTTCCTGGACCCGGTGACCACCGTGTGCGAGACGTGCGAGGGGCGGCGATTCAGCGAGGAGGTTCTCGCGTACCGGATGAACGGCAAAAACGTCGTCGACCTGCTCGCCATGACCGTCGAGGAGGCCCTGGCGCACTTCACCGATCCCGCGATCCTGCGCCGGCTCTCCCCGCTGCGGGAGGTCGGCCTCGGCTACCTCACGCTCGGCAGGCCGCTGTCGCTGCTGTCGGGAGGCGAGCGGCAGCGGATCAAGCTCGCGCACAGGCTGCACGAGACTGGCAGCGTCTACGTGTTCGACGAGCCCACCACGGGGCTGCACATGGCCGACGTGGAGACCCTGCTGGCGCTGCTGGACCGGCTGGTGGACGCGGGCAACACGGTCGTCGTGGTCGAGCACGACCTGGACGTCGTCAAGCATGCCGACCATGTGATCGACATCGGACCGGAGGCCGGGGCGCACGGCGGCGAGGTGGTGTTCGCCGGGACGCCGGAGGAGATGGTGCGCACGTCCCACACGCACACGGCCGACTATCTGCGGCGGTCGCTGCCGTAA
- a CDS encoding FUSC family protein: MPDVTDPLLNLVRRRREPVVTQTARSTVAAVIAYVVALQLSSEPAPLTAPLTALLVTQVTLYTTLKTGMRRVNAVVAGVLISTGFSSLVGLTWWSLGIVILAALIIGRFVKAGEFVPETAISAMLVLGVSQVAAMAWDRVLETLVGAVVGLSFNVLFVPPVWVQPASEAVIDLSGRMRRLLLSLGEQVRGHIPVTRAAERLHEARQLDQDIEQVDADLRRAEDSLRLNPRVKEGMLSRVVLRTGLDTMEICAVVLRTVCRTLVDLAKARTEEPLFAPHIAEGLHELFTHMARAIESFAVLITTQVSTNADEAESRLVRELDASRTSRDTVAHRLLDGVQEHPRQWQLHGALLAEVDRILDELDVEKRSQRLWEELDRQSREQRDRYRMLRKSLGWRPRRDNGREKDEWAEAD; this comes from the coding sequence GTGCCTGATGTCACCGATCCCCTGCTGAATCTCGTCCGGCGCCGCCGGGAGCCCGTGGTCACCCAGACGGCCCGGTCAACCGTCGCCGCGGTGATCGCGTATGTCGTCGCCCTCCAGCTGAGCAGTGAGCCGGCGCCGCTCACCGCGCCGCTGACCGCTCTGCTGGTCACCCAGGTCACCCTCTACACAACGCTGAAGACCGGCATGCGCCGTGTGAACGCGGTGGTCGCCGGGGTGCTCATCTCGACCGGCTTCAGCTCCCTGGTGGGACTCACCTGGTGGAGCCTGGGCATCGTCATCCTTGCCGCGCTGATCATCGGCCGGTTCGTCAAGGCCGGGGAGTTCGTCCCGGAGACCGCGATCAGCGCCATGCTGGTGCTGGGAGTGTCGCAAGTGGCGGCGATGGCCTGGGACCGGGTGCTGGAGACGCTGGTCGGAGCTGTGGTCGGGCTGTCGTTCAACGTGCTGTTCGTGCCACCCGTATGGGTGCAGCCCGCAAGCGAGGCCGTCATCGACCTCTCCGGCCGGATGCGGCGCCTGCTGCTGAGCCTCGGCGAACAGGTGCGCGGCCACATCCCGGTGACGCGGGCCGCCGAGCGGCTGCACGAGGCCCGGCAGCTCGACCAGGACATCGAGCAGGTCGACGCGGACCTGCGCCGCGCCGAGGACAGCCTCCGGCTCAACCCGCGTGTCAAGGAGGGGATGCTCTCCCGCGTGGTGCTGCGTACCGGCCTGGACACCATGGAGATCTGCGCGGTCGTCCTGCGTACGGTGTGCCGGACGCTGGTCGACCTCGCCAAGGCGCGCACGGAAGAGCCGCTCTTCGCACCGCACATCGCCGAAGGGCTGCACGAGCTGTTCACCCACATGGCCCGCGCGATCGAGAGCTTTGCCGTGCTGATCACCACCCAGGTCAGCACCAACGCGGATGAGGCTGAATCACGCCTCGTGCGGGAACTCGACGCCAGCCGCACCAGCCGCGACACGGTCGCCCACCGGCTCCTCGACGGCGTACAGGAACACCCCCGCCAGTGGCAGCTGCACGGAGCGCTGCTGGCCGAGGTCGACCGCATCCTGGACGAGCTGGATGTGGAGAAGCGCTCCCAGCGGCTGTGGGAGGAGCTGGACCGGCAATCCCGGGAGCAGCGCGACCGGTACCGGATGCTGCGCAAAAGCCTCGGCTGGCGGCCACGGCGGGACAACGGCCGGGAGAAGGATGAGTGGGCCGAGGCGGACTGA
- a CDS encoding TIGR03086 family metal-binding protein codes for MTETGIDVGPAAREMAALAGGVRDAALDSATPCERFTLRDLLAHVIELSVGFQYAAHKLGENTERDPSEHGPGALPGDWRARLPRGLEELTEAWHFPEAWEGDTRIGGVSLTGAEAGLVLLNELVVHGWDIARATGQELVADEESLRTVHTFLAGFAQEEGTQGIFGPIVHVSEDAPLLDQVVALTGRDPAWRPGVA; via the coding sequence ATGACGGAGACAGGGATCGATGTCGGACCTGCGGCGCGGGAGATGGCCGCGCTGGCGGGCGGAGTGCGGGACGCGGCGCTGGACAGTGCCACGCCCTGCGAGCGCTTTACGCTGCGCGACCTGCTGGCACACGTGATCGAGCTGTCGGTCGGCTTTCAGTACGCCGCGCACAAGCTGGGCGAGAACACCGAGCGTGATCCCTCCGAGCACGGGCCCGGAGCCCTGCCCGGCGACTGGCGCGCGCGGCTCCCCCGCGGGCTGGAAGAGCTGACGGAGGCCTGGCACTTCCCGGAGGCGTGGGAGGGCGACACCCGGATCGGCGGGGTTTCGTTGACGGGAGCGGAAGCGGGGCTCGTCCTGCTGAACGAGCTGGTGGTGCACGGCTGGGACATCGCTCGGGCGACCGGGCAGGAGCTGGTGGCCGACGAGGAGAGTCTGCGCACCGTACACACGTTCCTGGCAGGCTTCGCGCAGGAGGAGGGTACGCAGGGGATCTTCGGGCCGATCGTCCATGTGTCCGAGGACGCGCCCCTGCTCGACCAGGTGGTGGCCCTCACCGGCCGTGACCCGGCCTGGCGCCCTGGAGTGGCGTGA
- a CDS encoding bifunctional DNA primase/polymerase — translation MGSLALEHALAAASRGLAVLPLSRNKLPALRSPHHARGPASAAPSSPTTPHDPPSPYSGGLTEPPEKPCHGECGLLGHGVHDATSDPEGVRALFAAAPWATGYGIACGRPPLHLVGLDLDVKNGTDSLGALERLADAHDFTLPPTTTVLTPSGGRHLWLRGPRDTAVPNSVGRLAPGIDVRGSGGYLVGPGSVTVRGTYRLAPGSLSQPPAPIPPGLLALLLPPPPGRRVGEQYAASYDRLGDGGPGAALIHFVRGAPVGQRNARLFWAACRAYETGRGDTLAEPLAHAAMASGLPEREARTTIASACHRAARFPTS, via the coding sequence ATGGGCTCCCTCGCTCTTGAGCACGCGCTGGCCGCCGCCAGCCGGGGACTCGCCGTCCTCCCGCTCTCCCGCAACAAGCTTCCGGCTCTTCGCTCCCCGCACCACGCACGCGGTCCCGCGAGCGCCGCCCCAAGCTCCCCCACCACCCCGCACGACCCTCCATCGCCGTACTCGGGTGGCCTGACCGAACCTCCTGAGAAGCCCTGTCACGGGGAGTGCGGGCTGCTCGGTCACGGCGTCCACGACGCCACCTCCGACCCCGAAGGCGTGCGCGCGCTCTTCGCGGCGGCGCCCTGGGCCACCGGATACGGCATCGCGTGCGGACGGCCGCCGCTCCACCTCGTCGGGCTCGACCTCGACGTGAAGAACGGCACGGACTCGCTCGGCGCACTGGAACGCCTCGCCGACGCTCACGACTTCACCCTCCCGCCCACCACGACCGTGCTCACTCCCAGCGGCGGCCGGCACCTGTGGCTGCGCGGGCCGCGGGATACCGCCGTGCCCAACTCCGTCGGACGGCTGGCGCCCGGGATCGACGTAAGAGGCAGCGGCGGCTACCTCGTGGGCCCCGGGTCGGTGACCGTACGCGGCACCTACCGGCTGGCCCCCGGCTCGCTCAGCCAGCCCCCTGCCCCGATACCGCCCGGACTGCTGGCCCTGCTGTTGCCCCCGCCGCCCGGACGGCGCGTGGGCGAGCAGTACGCGGCGTCCTACGACCGCCTCGGCGACGGCGGGCCCGGCGCCGCGCTCATCCACTTCGTCCGCGGGGCTCCGGTGGGCCAGCGCAACGCCCGGCTGTTCTGGGCGGCCTGCCGCGCCTATGAGACAGGGCGAGGCGACACGCTGGCCGAGCCGCTCGCCCACGCGGCCATGGCATCCGGCCTCCCCGAACGCGAAGCCCGCACGACGATCGCCTCCGCCTGCCACCGTGCCGCACGCTTCCCCACAAGCTGA